Proteins from one Dromiciops gliroides isolate mDroGli1 chromosome 6, mDroGli1.pri, whole genome shotgun sequence genomic window:
- the SF1 gene encoding splicing factor 1 isoform X5 has product MATGANATPLDFPNKKRKRSRWNQDTMEQKTVIPGMPTVIPPGLTREQERAYIVQLQIEDLTRKLRTGDLGIPPNPEDRSPSPEPIYNSEGKRLNTREFRTRKKLEEERHNLITEMVALNPDFKPPADYKPPATRVSDKVMIPQDEYPEINFVGLLIGPRGNTLKNIEKECNAKIMIRGKGSVKEGKVGRKDGQMLPGEDEPLHALVTANTMENVKKAVEQIRNILKQGIETPEDQNDLRKMQLRELARLNGTLREDDNRILRPWQSSETRSITNTTVCTKCGGAGHIASDCKFQRPGDPQSAQDKARMDKEYLSLMAELGEAPVPASAGSASGPAATPLASAPRPAAPANNPPPPSLMSTTQSRPPWMNSGPSENRPYHGMHGGGPGGPGGGPHNFPHPLPSLTGGHGGHPMQHNPNGPPPPWMQPPPPPMNQGPHPPGHHGPPPMGKSVPGKYACGLWGLSPTSRKRYDAASAYGHDATAAASQWAAPTPSLWPSSPMAAAAAAASASPAAQQQYGFQYPLAMAAKYDDYHHERWHRVHPAMATAAGGCRSFSRSPSDARQPHYGAPAPRGPAASAARGPPPSAASATWFRRHDVRPAPSSSASHGPF; this is encoded by the exons ATGGCGACCGGAGCGAACGCCACGCCGCTGG ATTTTCCCAATAAGAAGCGGAAGAGGAGCCGATGGAACCAGGATACCATGGAACAGAAGACGGTGATCCCGGGAATGCCGACTGTCATCCCTCCTGGACTTACAAGGGAACAAGAAAGAGCTTACATAG TGCAACTGCAGATAGAAGACCTGACTCGTAAACTGCGCACAGGAGACCTGGGCATCCCCCCTAACCCTGAGGACAG GTCCCCTTCCCCTGAGCCCATTTACAATAGCGAGGGGAAGCGACTCAACACGAGGGAATTTCGGACCCGGAAGAAGCTGGAGGAAGAAAGACACAACCTCATCACTGAGATGGTGGCGCTCAACCCTGACTTCAAACCACCTGCAGATTACAA ACCTCCAGCAACCCGGGTAAGCGACAAGGTGATGATACCACAAGATGAGTATCCAGAAATCAACTTTGTGGGACTTCTCATTGGGCCCAG GGGCAACACCTTGAAAAATATTGAGAAGGAATGCAATGCCAAGATTATGATCCGGGGGAAGGGGTCTGTGAAGGAAGGCAAGGTTGGGCGCAAGGATGGTCAGATGCTGCCAGGGGAGGATGAACCCCTCCATGCCTTAGTTACTGCCAATACCATGGAAAATGTCAAAAAGGCAGTAGAGCAG ATCCGAAACATCCTGAAGCAGGGCATTGAAACCCCAGAGGATCAGAATGACTTACGGAAGATGCAGCTTCGAGAGTTAGCCCGATTGAACGGCACTCTCCGGGAGGACGACAACAG GATTTTAAGACCATGGCAGAGTTCTGAGACCCGCAGCATCACCAACACCACCGTCTGCACCAAATGTGGAGGGGCTGGCCACATTGCTTCAGATTGCAAATTCCAAAG GCCTGGTGACCCACAGTCAGCCCAGGACAAAGCGCGGATGGATAAAGAATACCTGTCCCTCATGGCAGAGTTGGGTGAAGCTCCTGTCCCAGCTTCGGCTGGCTCTGCCTCTGGGCCTGCCGCCACACCCTTGGCCAGTGCGCCTCGACCTGCTGCCCCTGCCAACAACCCGCCACCGCCG TCTCTCATGTCCACTACTCAGAGCCGCCCACCGTGGATGAACTCAGGACCTTCAGAGAATCGTCCATACCATGGAATGCATGGTGGAGGACCCGGGGGCCCTGGAGGTGGAcctcacaactttccccatccaCTGCCCAGCCTGACGGGTGGGCATGGTGGTCATCCTATGCAGCACAACCCTAATGGGCCCCCACCCCCTTGGATGCAGCCGCCACCGCCACCGATGAACCAGGGGCCCCACCCACCTGGGCATCACGGCCCTCCTCCAATGGGTAA ATCAGTACCTGGGAAGTACGCCTGTGGGCTCTGGGGTCTATCGCCTACATCAAGGAAAAG GTATGATGCCGCCTCCGCCTATGGGCATGATGCCACCGCCGCCGCCTCCCAGTGGgcagcccccaccccctccctctggCCCTCTTCCCccatggcagcagcagcagcagcagcctccgCCTCCCCCGCCGCCCAGCAGCAGTATGGCTTCCAGTACCCCCTTGCCATGGCAGCAAA ATACGACGACTACCACCACGAGCGCTGGCACAGGGTCCATCCCGCCATGGCAACAGCAGCAGGCGGCTGCCGCAGCTTCTCCAGGAGCCCCTCAGATGCAAGGCAACCCCACTATGGTGCCCCTGCCCCCCGGGGTCCAGCCGCCTCTGCCGCCCGgggcccccccccctccgccgCCTCCGCCACCTGGTTCCGCCGGCATGATGTAcgccccgccccctcctcctccGCCTCCCATGGACCCTTCTAA
- the SF1 gene encoding splicing factor 1 isoform X1, with protein sequence MATGANATPLDFPNKKRKRSRWNQDTMEQKTVIPGMPTVIPPGLTREQERAYIVQLQIEDLTRKLRTGDLGIPPNPEDRSPSPEPIYNSEGKRLNTREFRTRKKLEEERHNLITEMVALNPDFKPPADYKPPATRVSDKVMIPQDEYPEINFVGLLIGPRGNTLKNIEKECNAKIMIRGKGSVKEGKVGRKDGQMLPGEDEPLHALVTANTMENVKKAVEQIRNILKQGIETPEDQNDLRKMQLRELARLNGTLREDDNRILRPWQSSETRSITNTTVCTKCGGAGHIASDCKFQRPGDPQSAQDKARMDKEYLSLMAELGEAPVPASAGSASGPAATPLASAPRPAAPANNPPPPSLMSTTQSRPPWMNSGPSENRPYHGMHGGGPGGPGGGPHNFPHPLPSLTGGHGGHPMQHNPNGPPPPWMQPPPPPMNQGPHPPGHHGPPPMDQYLGSTPVGSGVYRLHQGKGMMPPPPMGMMPPPPPPSGQPPPPPSGPLPPWQQQQQQPPPPPPPSSSMASSTPLPWQQNTTTTTTSAGTGSIPPWQQQQAAAAASPGAPQMQGNPTMVPLPPGVQPPLPPGAPPPPPPPPPGSAGMMYAPPPPPPPPMDPSNFVTMMGMGVAGMPPFGMPPAPPPPPPQN encoded by the exons ATGGCGACCGGAGCGAACGCCACGCCGCTGG ATTTTCCCAATAAGAAGCGGAAGAGGAGCCGATGGAACCAGGATACCATGGAACAGAAGACGGTGATCCCGGGAATGCCGACTGTCATCCCTCCTGGACTTACAAGGGAACAAGAAAGAGCTTACATAG TGCAACTGCAGATAGAAGACCTGACTCGTAAACTGCGCACAGGAGACCTGGGCATCCCCCCTAACCCTGAGGACAG GTCCCCTTCCCCTGAGCCCATTTACAATAGCGAGGGGAAGCGACTCAACACGAGGGAATTTCGGACCCGGAAGAAGCTGGAGGAAGAAAGACACAACCTCATCACTGAGATGGTGGCGCTCAACCCTGACTTCAAACCACCTGCAGATTACAA ACCTCCAGCAACCCGGGTAAGCGACAAGGTGATGATACCACAAGATGAGTATCCAGAAATCAACTTTGTGGGACTTCTCATTGGGCCCAG GGGCAACACCTTGAAAAATATTGAGAAGGAATGCAATGCCAAGATTATGATCCGGGGGAAGGGGTCTGTGAAGGAAGGCAAGGTTGGGCGCAAGGATGGTCAGATGCTGCCAGGGGAGGATGAACCCCTCCATGCCTTAGTTACTGCCAATACCATGGAAAATGTCAAAAAGGCAGTAGAGCAG ATCCGAAACATCCTGAAGCAGGGCATTGAAACCCCAGAGGATCAGAATGACTTACGGAAGATGCAGCTTCGAGAGTTAGCCCGATTGAACGGCACTCTCCGGGAGGACGACAACAG GATTTTAAGACCATGGCAGAGTTCTGAGACCCGCAGCATCACCAACACCACCGTCTGCACCAAATGTGGAGGGGCTGGCCACATTGCTTCAGATTGCAAATTCCAAAG GCCTGGTGACCCACAGTCAGCCCAGGACAAAGCGCGGATGGATAAAGAATACCTGTCCCTCATGGCAGAGTTGGGTGAAGCTCCTGTCCCAGCTTCGGCTGGCTCTGCCTCTGGGCCTGCCGCCACACCCTTGGCCAGTGCGCCTCGACCTGCTGCCCCTGCCAACAACCCGCCACCGCCG TCTCTCATGTCCACTACTCAGAGCCGCCCACCGTGGATGAACTCAGGACCTTCAGAGAATCGTCCATACCATGGAATGCATGGTGGAGGACCCGGGGGCCCTGGAGGTGGAcctcacaactttccccatccaCTGCCCAGCCTGACGGGTGGGCATGGTGGTCATCCTATGCAGCACAACCCTAATGGGCCCCCACCCCCTTGGATGCAGCCGCCACCGCCACCGATGAACCAGGGGCCCCACCCACCTGGGCATCACGGCCCTCCTCCAATGG ATCAGTACCTGGGAAGTACGCCTGTGGGCTCTGGGGTCTATCGCCTACATCAAGGAAAAG GTATGATGCCGCCTCCGCCTATGGGCATGATGCCACCGCCGCCGCCTCCCAGTGGgcagcccccaccccctccctctggCCCTCTTCCCccatggcagcagcagcagcagcagcctccgCCTCCCCCGCCGCCCAGCAGCAGTATGGCTTCCAGTACCCCCTTGCCATGGCAGCAAA ATACGACGACTACCACCACGAGCGCTGGCACAGGGTCCATCCCGCCATGGCAACAGCAGCAGGCGGCTGCCGCAGCTTCTCCAGGAGCCCCTCAGATGCAAGGCAACCCCACTATGGTGCCCCTGCCCCCCGGGGTCCAGCCGCCTCTGCCGCCCGgggcccccccccctccgccgCCTCCGCCACCTGGTTCCGCCGGCATGATGTAcgccccgccccctcctcctccGCCTCCCATGGACCCTTCTAACTTTGTCACCATGATGGGCATGGGGGTGGCGGGCATGCCACCCTTCGGGATGCCTCCAGCTcccccaccacctccaccacagaactag
- the SF1 gene encoding splicing factor 1 isoform X6, translating to MATGANATPLDFPNKKRKRSRWNQDTMEQKTVIPGMPTVIPPGLTREQERAYIVQLQIEDLTRKLRTGDLGIPPNPEDRSPSPEPIYNSEGKRLNTREFRTRKKLEEERHNLITEMVALNPDFKPPADYKPPATRVSDKVMIPQDEYPEINFVGLLIGPRGNTLKNIEKECNAKIMIRGKGSVKEGKVGRKDGQMLPGEDEPLHALVTANTMENVKKAVEQIRNILKQGIETPEDQNDLRKMQLRELARLNGTLREDDNRILRPWQSSETRSITNTTVCTKCGGAGHIASDCKFQRPGDPQSAQDKARMDKEYLSLMAELGEAPVPASAGSASGPAATPLASAPRPAAPANNPPPPSLMSTTQSRPPWMNSGPSENRPYHGMHGGGPGGPGGGPHNFPHPLPSLTGGHGGHPMQHNPNGPPPPWMQPPPPPMNQGPHPPGHHGPPPMGKSVPGKYACGLWGLSPTSRKRYDAASAYGHDATAAASQWAAPTPSLWPSSPMAAAAAAASASPAAQQQYGFQYPLAMAAKYDDYHHERWHRVHPAMATAAGGCRSFSRSPSDARQPHYGAPAPRGPAASAARGPPPSAASATWFRRHDDPSPRRWPAPCE from the exons ATGGCGACCGGAGCGAACGCCACGCCGCTGG ATTTTCCCAATAAGAAGCGGAAGAGGAGCCGATGGAACCAGGATACCATGGAACAGAAGACGGTGATCCCGGGAATGCCGACTGTCATCCCTCCTGGACTTACAAGGGAACAAGAAAGAGCTTACATAG TGCAACTGCAGATAGAAGACCTGACTCGTAAACTGCGCACAGGAGACCTGGGCATCCCCCCTAACCCTGAGGACAG GTCCCCTTCCCCTGAGCCCATTTACAATAGCGAGGGGAAGCGACTCAACACGAGGGAATTTCGGACCCGGAAGAAGCTGGAGGAAGAAAGACACAACCTCATCACTGAGATGGTGGCGCTCAACCCTGACTTCAAACCACCTGCAGATTACAA ACCTCCAGCAACCCGGGTAAGCGACAAGGTGATGATACCACAAGATGAGTATCCAGAAATCAACTTTGTGGGACTTCTCATTGGGCCCAG GGGCAACACCTTGAAAAATATTGAGAAGGAATGCAATGCCAAGATTATGATCCGGGGGAAGGGGTCTGTGAAGGAAGGCAAGGTTGGGCGCAAGGATGGTCAGATGCTGCCAGGGGAGGATGAACCCCTCCATGCCTTAGTTACTGCCAATACCATGGAAAATGTCAAAAAGGCAGTAGAGCAG ATCCGAAACATCCTGAAGCAGGGCATTGAAACCCCAGAGGATCAGAATGACTTACGGAAGATGCAGCTTCGAGAGTTAGCCCGATTGAACGGCACTCTCCGGGAGGACGACAACAG GATTTTAAGACCATGGCAGAGTTCTGAGACCCGCAGCATCACCAACACCACCGTCTGCACCAAATGTGGAGGGGCTGGCCACATTGCTTCAGATTGCAAATTCCAAAG GCCTGGTGACCCACAGTCAGCCCAGGACAAAGCGCGGATGGATAAAGAATACCTGTCCCTCATGGCAGAGTTGGGTGAAGCTCCTGTCCCAGCTTCGGCTGGCTCTGCCTCTGGGCCTGCCGCCACACCCTTGGCCAGTGCGCCTCGACCTGCTGCCCCTGCCAACAACCCGCCACCGCCG TCTCTCATGTCCACTACTCAGAGCCGCCCACCGTGGATGAACTCAGGACCTTCAGAGAATCGTCCATACCATGGAATGCATGGTGGAGGACCCGGGGGCCCTGGAGGTGGAcctcacaactttccccatccaCTGCCCAGCCTGACGGGTGGGCATGGTGGTCATCCTATGCAGCACAACCCTAATGGGCCCCCACCCCCTTGGATGCAGCCGCCACCGCCACCGATGAACCAGGGGCCCCACCCACCTGGGCATCACGGCCCTCCTCCAATGGGTAA ATCAGTACCTGGGAAGTACGCCTGTGGGCTCTGGGGTCTATCGCCTACATCAAGGAAAAG GTATGATGCCGCCTCCGCCTATGGGCATGATGCCACCGCCGCCGCCTCCCAGTGGgcagcccccaccccctccctctggCCCTCTTCCCccatggcagcagcagcagcagcagcctccgCCTCCCCCGCCGCCCAGCAGCAGTATGGCTTCCAGTACCCCCTTGCCATGGCAGCAAA ATACGACGACTACCACCACGAGCGCTGGCACAGGGTCCATCCCGCCATGGCAACAGCAGCAGGCGGCTGCCGCAGCTTCTCCAGGAGCCCCTCAGATGCAAGGCAACCCCACTATGGTGCCCCTGCCCCCCGGGGTCCAGCCGCCTCTGCCGCCCGgggcccccccccctccgccgCCTCCGCCACCTGGTTCCGCCGGCATGAT GATCCGTCCCCGAGGCGGTGGCCCGCGCCATGCGAGTGA
- the SF1 gene encoding splicing factor 1 isoform X3, with product MLGRPGDFPNKKRKRSRWNQDTMEQKTVIPGMPTVIPPGLTREQERAYIVQLQIEDLTRKLRTGDLGIPPNPEDRSPSPEPIYNSEGKRLNTREFRTRKKLEEERHNLITEMVALNPDFKPPADYKPPATRVSDKVMIPQDEYPEINFVGLLIGPRGNTLKNIEKECNAKIMIRGKGSVKEGKVGRKDGQMLPGEDEPLHALVTANTMENVKKAVEQIRNILKQGIETPEDQNDLRKMQLRELARLNGTLREDDNRILRPWQSSETRSITNTTVCTKCGGAGHIASDCKFQRPGDPQSAQDKARMDKEYLSLMAELGEAPVPASAGSASGPAATPLASAPRPAAPANNPPPPSLMSTTQSRPPWMNSGPSENRPYHGMHGGGPGGPGGGPHNFPHPLPSLTGGHGGHPMQHNPNGPPPPWMQPPPPPMNQGPHPPGHHGPPPMDQYLGSTPVGSGVYRLHQGKGMMPPPPMGMMPPPPPPSGQPPPPPSGPLPPWQQQQQQPPPPPPPSSSMASSTPLPWQQNTTTTTTSAGTGSIPPWQQQQAAAAASPGAPQMQGNPTMVPLPPGVQPPLPPGAPPPPPPPPPGSAGMMYAPPPPPPPPMDPSNFVTMMGMGVAGMPPFGMPPAPPPPPPQN from the exons ATGCTGGGCCGCCCGGGCG ATTTTCCCAATAAGAAGCGGAAGAGGAGCCGATGGAACCAGGATACCATGGAACAGAAGACGGTGATCCCGGGAATGCCGACTGTCATCCCTCCTGGACTTACAAGGGAACAAGAAAGAGCTTACATAG TGCAACTGCAGATAGAAGACCTGACTCGTAAACTGCGCACAGGAGACCTGGGCATCCCCCCTAACCCTGAGGACAG GTCCCCTTCCCCTGAGCCCATTTACAATAGCGAGGGGAAGCGACTCAACACGAGGGAATTTCGGACCCGGAAGAAGCTGGAGGAAGAAAGACACAACCTCATCACTGAGATGGTGGCGCTCAACCCTGACTTCAAACCACCTGCAGATTACAA ACCTCCAGCAACCCGGGTAAGCGACAAGGTGATGATACCACAAGATGAGTATCCAGAAATCAACTTTGTGGGACTTCTCATTGGGCCCAG GGGCAACACCTTGAAAAATATTGAGAAGGAATGCAATGCCAAGATTATGATCCGGGGGAAGGGGTCTGTGAAGGAAGGCAAGGTTGGGCGCAAGGATGGTCAGATGCTGCCAGGGGAGGATGAACCCCTCCATGCCTTAGTTACTGCCAATACCATGGAAAATGTCAAAAAGGCAGTAGAGCAG ATCCGAAACATCCTGAAGCAGGGCATTGAAACCCCAGAGGATCAGAATGACTTACGGAAGATGCAGCTTCGAGAGTTAGCCCGATTGAACGGCACTCTCCGGGAGGACGACAACAG GATTTTAAGACCATGGCAGAGTTCTGAGACCCGCAGCATCACCAACACCACCGTCTGCACCAAATGTGGAGGGGCTGGCCACATTGCTTCAGATTGCAAATTCCAAAG GCCTGGTGACCCACAGTCAGCCCAGGACAAAGCGCGGATGGATAAAGAATACCTGTCCCTCATGGCAGAGTTGGGTGAAGCTCCTGTCCCAGCTTCGGCTGGCTCTGCCTCTGGGCCTGCCGCCACACCCTTGGCCAGTGCGCCTCGACCTGCTGCCCCTGCCAACAACCCGCCACCGCCG TCTCTCATGTCCACTACTCAGAGCCGCCCACCGTGGATGAACTCAGGACCTTCAGAGAATCGTCCATACCATGGAATGCATGGTGGAGGACCCGGGGGCCCTGGAGGTGGAcctcacaactttccccatccaCTGCCCAGCCTGACGGGTGGGCATGGTGGTCATCCTATGCAGCACAACCCTAATGGGCCCCCACCCCCTTGGATGCAGCCGCCACCGCCACCGATGAACCAGGGGCCCCACCCACCTGGGCATCACGGCCCTCCTCCAATGG ATCAGTACCTGGGAAGTACGCCTGTGGGCTCTGGGGTCTATCGCCTACATCAAGGAAAAG GTATGATGCCGCCTCCGCCTATGGGCATGATGCCACCGCCGCCGCCTCCCAGTGGgcagcccccaccccctccctctggCCCTCTTCCCccatggcagcagcagcagcagcagcctccgCCTCCCCCGCCGCCCAGCAGCAGTATGGCTTCCAGTACCCCCTTGCCATGGCAGCAAA ATACGACGACTACCACCACGAGCGCTGGCACAGGGTCCATCCCGCCATGGCAACAGCAGCAGGCGGCTGCCGCAGCTTCTCCAGGAGCCCCTCAGATGCAAGGCAACCCCACTATGGTGCCCCTGCCCCCCGGGGTCCAGCCGCCTCTGCCGCCCGgggcccccccccctccgccgCCTCCGCCACCTGGTTCCGCCGGCATGATGTAcgccccgccccctcctcctccGCCTCCCATGGACCCTTCTAACTTTGTCACCATGATGGGCATGGGGGTGGCGGGCATGCCACCCTTCGGGATGCCTCCAGCTcccccaccacctccaccacagaactag
- the SF1 gene encoding splicing factor 1 isoform X8, translating to MEPGYHGTEDGDPGNADCHPSWTYKGTRKSLHRSPSPEPIYNSEGKRLNTREFRTRKKLEEERHNLITEMVALNPDFKPPADYKPPATRVSDKVMIPQDEYPEINFVGLLIGPRGNTLKNIEKECNAKIMIRGKGSVKEGKVGRKDGQMLPGEDEPLHALVTANTMENVKKAVEQIRNILKQGIETPEDQNDLRKMQLRELARLNGTLREDDNRILRPWQSSETRSITNTTVCTKCGGAGHIASDCKFQRPGDPQSAQDKARMDKEYLSLMAELGEAPVPASAGSASGPAATPLASAPRPAAPANNPPPPSLMSTTQSRPPWMNSGPSENRPYHGMHGGGPGGPGGGPHNFPHPLPSLTGGHGGHPMQHNPNGPPPPWMQPPPPPMNQGPHPPGHHGPPPMDQYLGSTPVGSGVYRLHQGKGMMPPPPMGMMPPPPPPSGQPPPPPSGPLPPWQQQQQQPPPPPPPSSSMASSTPLPWQQNTTTTTTSAGTGSIPPWQQQQAAAAASPGAPQMQGNPTMVPLPPGVQPPLPPGAPPPPPPPPPGSAGMMYAPPPPPPPPMDPSNFVTMMGMGVAGMPPFGMPPAPPPPPPQN from the exons ATGGAACCAGGATACCATGGAACAGAAGACGGTGATCCCGGGAATGCCGACTGTCATCCCTCCTGGACTTACAAGGGAACAAGAAAGAGCTTACATAG GTCCCCTTCCCCTGAGCCCATTTACAATAGCGAGGGGAAGCGACTCAACACGAGGGAATTTCGGACCCGGAAGAAGCTGGAGGAAGAAAGACACAACCTCATCACTGAGATGGTGGCGCTCAACCCTGACTTCAAACCACCTGCAGATTACAA ACCTCCAGCAACCCGGGTAAGCGACAAGGTGATGATACCACAAGATGAGTATCCAGAAATCAACTTTGTGGGACTTCTCATTGGGCCCAG GGGCAACACCTTGAAAAATATTGAGAAGGAATGCAATGCCAAGATTATGATCCGGGGGAAGGGGTCTGTGAAGGAAGGCAAGGTTGGGCGCAAGGATGGTCAGATGCTGCCAGGGGAGGATGAACCCCTCCATGCCTTAGTTACTGCCAATACCATGGAAAATGTCAAAAAGGCAGTAGAGCAG ATCCGAAACATCCTGAAGCAGGGCATTGAAACCCCAGAGGATCAGAATGACTTACGGAAGATGCAGCTTCGAGAGTTAGCCCGATTGAACGGCACTCTCCGGGAGGACGACAACAG GATTTTAAGACCATGGCAGAGTTCTGAGACCCGCAGCATCACCAACACCACCGTCTGCACCAAATGTGGAGGGGCTGGCCACATTGCTTCAGATTGCAAATTCCAAAG GCCTGGTGACCCACAGTCAGCCCAGGACAAAGCGCGGATGGATAAAGAATACCTGTCCCTCATGGCAGAGTTGGGTGAAGCTCCTGTCCCAGCTTCGGCTGGCTCTGCCTCTGGGCCTGCCGCCACACCCTTGGCCAGTGCGCCTCGACCTGCTGCCCCTGCCAACAACCCGCCACCGCCG TCTCTCATGTCCACTACTCAGAGCCGCCCACCGTGGATGAACTCAGGACCTTCAGAGAATCGTCCATACCATGGAATGCATGGTGGAGGACCCGGGGGCCCTGGAGGTGGAcctcacaactttccccatccaCTGCCCAGCCTGACGGGTGGGCATGGTGGTCATCCTATGCAGCACAACCCTAATGGGCCCCCACCCCCTTGGATGCAGCCGCCACCGCCACCGATGAACCAGGGGCCCCACCCACCTGGGCATCACGGCCCTCCTCCAATGG ATCAGTACCTGGGAAGTACGCCTGTGGGCTCTGGGGTCTATCGCCTACATCAAGGAAAAG GTATGATGCCGCCTCCGCCTATGGGCATGATGCCACCGCCGCCGCCTCCCAGTGGgcagcccccaccccctccctctggCCCTCTTCCCccatggcagcagcagcagcagcagcctccgCCTCCCCCGCCGCCCAGCAGCAGTATGGCTTCCAGTACCCCCTTGCCATGGCAGCAAA ATACGACGACTACCACCACGAGCGCTGGCACAGGGTCCATCCCGCCATGGCAACAGCAGCAGGCGGCTGCCGCAGCTTCTCCAGGAGCCCCTCAGATGCAAGGCAACCCCACTATGGTGCCCCTGCCCCCCGGGGTCCAGCCGCCTCTGCCGCCCGgggcccccccccctccgccgCCTCCGCCACCTGGTTCCGCCGGCATGATGTAcgccccgccccctcctcctccGCCTCCCATGGACCCTTCTAACTTTGTCACCATGATGGGCATGGGGGTGGCGGGCATGCCACCCTTCGGGATGCCTCCAGCTcccccaccacctccaccacagaactag
- the SF1 gene encoding splicing factor 1 isoform X13: protein MEPGYHGTEDGDPGNADCHPSWTYKGTRKSLHRSPSPEPIYNSEGKRLNTREFRTRKKLEEERHNLITEMVALNPDFKPPADYKPPATRVSDKVMIPQDEYPEINFVGLLIGPRGNTLKNIEKECNAKIMIRGKGSVKEGKVGRKDGQMLPGEDEPLHALVTANTMENVKKAVEQIRNILKQGIETPEDQNDLRKMQLRELARLNGTLREDDNRILRPWQSSETRSITNTTVCTKCGGAGHIASDCKFQRPGDPQSAQDKARMDKEYLSLMAELGEAPVPASAGSASGPAATPLASAPRPAAPANNPPPPSLMSTTQSRPPWMNSGPSENRPYHGMHGGGPGGPGGGPHNFPHPLPSLTGGHGGHPMQHNPNGPPPPWMQPPPPPMNQGPHPPGHHGPPPMDQYLGSTPVGSGVYRLHQGKGMMPPPPMGMMPPPPPPSGQPPPPPSGPLPPWQQQQQQPPPPPPPSSSMASSTPLPWQQRSVPEAVARAMRVRTFRAHW, encoded by the exons ATGGAACCAGGATACCATGGAACAGAAGACGGTGATCCCGGGAATGCCGACTGTCATCCCTCCTGGACTTACAAGGGAACAAGAAAGAGCTTACATAG GTCCCCTTCCCCTGAGCCCATTTACAATAGCGAGGGGAAGCGACTCAACACGAGGGAATTTCGGACCCGGAAGAAGCTGGAGGAAGAAAGACACAACCTCATCACTGAGATGGTGGCGCTCAACCCTGACTTCAAACCACCTGCAGATTACAA ACCTCCAGCAACCCGGGTAAGCGACAAGGTGATGATACCACAAGATGAGTATCCAGAAATCAACTTTGTGGGACTTCTCATTGGGCCCAG GGGCAACACCTTGAAAAATATTGAGAAGGAATGCAATGCCAAGATTATGATCCGGGGGAAGGGGTCTGTGAAGGAAGGCAAGGTTGGGCGCAAGGATGGTCAGATGCTGCCAGGGGAGGATGAACCCCTCCATGCCTTAGTTACTGCCAATACCATGGAAAATGTCAAAAAGGCAGTAGAGCAG ATCCGAAACATCCTGAAGCAGGGCATTGAAACCCCAGAGGATCAGAATGACTTACGGAAGATGCAGCTTCGAGAGTTAGCCCGATTGAACGGCACTCTCCGGGAGGACGACAACAG GATTTTAAGACCATGGCAGAGTTCTGAGACCCGCAGCATCACCAACACCACCGTCTGCACCAAATGTGGAGGGGCTGGCCACATTGCTTCAGATTGCAAATTCCAAAG GCCTGGTGACCCACAGTCAGCCCAGGACAAAGCGCGGATGGATAAAGAATACCTGTCCCTCATGGCAGAGTTGGGTGAAGCTCCTGTCCCAGCTTCGGCTGGCTCTGCCTCTGGGCCTGCCGCCACACCCTTGGCCAGTGCGCCTCGACCTGCTGCCCCTGCCAACAACCCGCCACCGCCG TCTCTCATGTCCACTACTCAGAGCCGCCCACCGTGGATGAACTCAGGACCTTCAGAGAATCGTCCATACCATGGAATGCATGGTGGAGGACCCGGGGGCCCTGGAGGTGGAcctcacaactttccccatccaCTGCCCAGCCTGACGGGTGGGCATGGTGGTCATCCTATGCAGCACAACCCTAATGGGCCCCCACCCCCTTGGATGCAGCCGCCACCGCCACCGATGAACCAGGGGCCCCACCCACCTGGGCATCACGGCCCTCCTCCAATGG ATCAGTACCTGGGAAGTACGCCTGTGGGCTCTGGGGTCTATCGCCTACATCAAGGAAAAG GTATGATGCCGCCTCCGCCTATGGGCATGATGCCACCGCCGCCGCCTCCCAGTGGgcagcccccaccccctccctctggCCCTCTTCCCccatggcagcagcagcagcagcagcctccgCCTCCCCCGCCGCCCAGCAGCAGTATGGCTTCCAGTACCCCCTTGCCATGGCAGCAAA GATCCGTCCCCGAGGCGGTGGCCCGCGCCATGCGAGTGAGGACTTTCCGCGCCCATTGGTGA